CTCGGACTGGCTTTGCAGGTTGAAGCGCGACGCATGTAATGAGATTTCGCAGAGGTTGCGGCTGTTTTCCAGTGCCAGCGTCACGTGCACGTTGATGATGTGGTCAAAGTACTTCTTGAGCTTAAGACAAGAAGTTTCGACGTAGTCCCGGATCGCCTTCGTAAGCTCGAAATGGCGGGCAGTAATGGTGATCTGCATGTGTGAATCCTCCTTTGATCAAATTTTGTGGATTGAGAGGGATCTGATATCCTCGATGGATTCCTTGAGCGCTTCGGAAAGCGTGGGATGGGCAAACACTATGGATTCAATTGCTTCGGCAGTGGCACCTTGCGATATCAGGATCGCGCCTTGGGCGATCAATTCCGCGGCATTAGGTCCCAGAATGTGCATTCCGACTAATTGATTGGAATCCGCCCGGGCAATGGTTTTCACAAAGCCGAAGGTGTTTCCCATCGCCAGAGCTTTGCCACTGGCGCTGAAAGGAAATTTGCCGACGAGGACATCGCCGAATCTATCTTTAGCTTCCGCTTCGGTGAATCCGACGGAAGCGAGCTCCGGATGCGTGAAAGTGCATCTGGGAATATTGATGTACTCCAGCTCCGGATAGTGAAACTCTTTGTTTTTGACCAGGCTGTCAATGTGCTGTGCTGCTACCATGCCTTGTTTGCTGGCGGTGTGGGCAAGCTGCATTTTGCCGGTGACGTCTCCGATGGCATAGACCTTGGGCAGATTGGTTCGCATGGCGGAATCTATGCTGACGGCACCATGTTCGGTGGCAAGCGACTGATCGGTGAATGCAATATTCAGTTGCGGAACGCGTCCCACGCTGAGCAGGACTTTTTCCACCGTGATCTCGGTGCCGTTGTTCAGGCTCAGTTTCAAGCCCGCTTCGGTCTTGGTGATGCTTTGCACGCCGGATCCGGTCATGATTCTGATTCCCGCTTTTTTGAGCGCCATCGCCAAACGCTTGGAGATCTCTTCGTCTTCGCTGCTTACGAGGCGGGGCAGGAACTCGATAATGTGTGTCTCTGCTCCAAAAGTGTTCATAATCGAGGCAAATTCGCAGCCGATCACCCCTCCTCCGACTACGGCAAGGGATTTCGGCAGGGTTTCCATTTGCAGAATGCCGGTGGAGGAAAGGATATCCTTCTCATCAATGGAAATGCCGGGAAGCTCTTTGGGAACCGAGCCCGTGGCGATGATGAGATATTCGGCGGAGTAGGCGTTGCCATCAACGGTTTGCACTTTCCACCCGTCGGTGGCCTTGCTGATGGAAACCGCCATCTCGTTGATGATGGGTATCTTGCGTTTGTGAAAGATGAATTCGAGACCGCCCACGAGCTGTTCCACAATCTTATTCTTGCGCTCGAAGACTTTTGTATATTCGATATTTGGTTCGTAAGCAGCCAATCCGTAGAGTTCGGCTTCCTTGAGTTCGCCGTAGAGTTCGGCGCTTTTCACCAAAGCTTTGGTTGGAATGCATCCCCAGTTCAGACAGATCCCGCCAATGCGGTCTTTCTCGATCACCGCGGTGGTGATGCCATATTGATTGAGGCGCACGGCTGTTTCATATCCGCCGGGTCCGCCTCCTATGATTAAAACCTGATAATTATACATGTACTACTTAGTTCCTTCTTAATCTGCTATTGAGGATGCCCAGTTCAAAACGGTATTTGGCAATGATGCGCCGTGAGATATTGAGTCCGTCGCCTTTGAGCAGTTCCACCAAATCTTGGTCGCTGAGAGGCTTGCGCCGGTTCTCATTTTCGACCAGGTGGATGATGTGGGATTTCACTCGTTGGCGGGATATCGTCTCATAGTTGTCATCGCGTCCGGCGGTGCTGCTGAAAAAATCCTTGAGGGCAAAGATGCCAAATGGCGTCTCCGCATATTTGTGTTTGACGACGCGGGAGATGGTGGATTCGCTCACGCTCAGGTCCCCAGCGATGACGGCATAAGTGAGCGGCACCATGACGCCGCTGCTACGATAAAAGAAATCCTCCTGATTTTTTATGATGGATAGGCAGACGCGCTCCAAAGTGCGGGTGCGCA
The window above is part of the Candidatus Cloacimonadaceae bacterium genome. Proteins encoded here:
- the lpdA gene encoding dihydrolipoyl dehydrogenase; this translates as MYNYQVLIIGGGPGGYETAVRLNQYGITTAVIEKDRIGGICLNWGCIPTKALVKSAELYGELKEAELYGLAAYEPNIEYTKVFERKNKIVEQLVGGLEFIFHKRKIPIINEMAVSISKATDGWKVQTVDGNAYSAEYLIIATGSVPKELPGISIDEKDILSSTGILQMETLPKSLAVVGGGVIGCEFASIMNTFGAETHIIEFLPRLVSSEDEEISKRLAMALKKAGIRIMTGSGVQSITKTEAGLKLSLNNGTEITVEKVLLSVGRVPQLNIAFTDQSLATEHGAVSIDSAMRTNLPKVYAIGDVTGKMQLAHTASKQGMVAAQHIDSLVKNKEFHYPELEYINIPRCTFTHPELASVGFTEAEAKDRFGDVLVGKFPFSASGKALAMGNTFGFVKTIARADSNQLVGMHILGPNAAELIAQGAILISQGATAEAIESIVFAHPTLSEALKESIEDIRSLSIHKI